The Paenibacillus amylolyticus genome contains the following window.
GTTCCCACTCGTTTTGTTCAGATATGCAGTTATGCCCATGCCATGCTGCTGAGCCATTTGCACAAGAATCCGTTCAACTTCGTCAGCAGGGAGCGCAAAGTGCACATGGAACATATTCGATACCGGCACCTCTGGCAAGGTATGTATCCCATGACAGGCATTCAAGAGGGAGGCGAGTTCTTGAGCCTGTTCGTAATAACGCTCCATTTTGCCAATCCGTTCATTAAAATAATACTGTGAACTCAGAATATACGGATACAGGCCGATTAGATCGCCCCCGTGTCGACGTTTCCATACTTTCGATTCCTGCATCACATCCGCATCACCCGCCAATATCGCACCCGCAATGCCTCCAATTCCTTTGTAAAAGGAAACATACCCGCTATCAAAGAGACTGCAAATTTCCGCAGGTGTCTTCTTATAATAGGGAGTAATCTCGAACAGGCGTGCTCCGTCCAGATGCAGCTTAATCCCGCGCTCACGGCAATAGGCCGAGATCGCTTCCAGTTCTTCATACGCTGGCAATTGCCCGCCAATCTCGCGTTGTGGCAGTTCCAACAGCAGACAGGCAATGTCCTGATCAAGCGCTTGTACAT
Protein-coding sequences here:
- a CDS encoding beta-eliminating lyase-related protein → MEDTKLALADAFNQADFIIGGHGSRQVKVLQNVLEQIDGETFSDHYGNGPIIEEFQQQMADVLGKESAVFFPSGTMAQQIALRIWCDRKGIKRVAYHPLCHLEIHEEDGLKELHQIESILLADKDRLIRLEDVQALDQDIACLLLELPQREIGGQLPAYEELEAISAYCRERGIKLHLDGARLFEITPYYKKTPAEICSLFDSGYVSFYKGIGGIAGAILAGDADVMQESKVWKRRHGGDLIGLYPYILSSQYYFNERIGKMERYYEQAQELASLLNACHGIHTLPEVPVSNMFHVHFALPADEVERILVQMAQQHGMGITAYLNKTSGNSCAFELSTGDRYEKLPQDKLRAALEWLDQELSKQVR